In Actinomycetota bacterium, the following are encoded in one genomic region:
- the sodN gene encoding superoxide dismutase, Ni, whose amino-acid sequence MWTFLGKLHPLRPVRIVHAHCDIPCGIYDPEQARIEAESCLNIIQKYHDSDDELFRDRCNFIKEERAELAKNHISVLWTDWYKPEKMGAEMHQTFKEAVVCCSSVKRSNDEGNARQLLDLINQIDEFWKKNNGPAETRLAGRPG is encoded by the coding sequence ATGTGGACGTTCCTGGGGAAGCTCCACCCGCTCCGCCCGGTGCGCATCGTCCACGCGCACTGCGACATCCCCTGTGGGATCTACGATCCCGAGCAGGCCAGGATCGAGGCCGAGTCCTGCCTGAACATCATCCAGAAGTACCACGACTCTGACGACGAACTGTTCCGCGACCGCTGCAACTTCATCAAGGAGGAACGGGCCGAGCTGGCCAAGAACCACATCAGCGTGCTGTGGACCGACTGGTACAAGCCCGAGAAGATGGGCGCGGAGATGCATCAGACCTTCAAGGAGGCCGTCGTGTGCTGCTCCAGCGTCAAGCGCAGCAACGACGAAGGCAACGCCCGCCAGCTCCTCGACCTGATCAACCAGATCGACGAGTTCTGGAAGAAGAACAACGGCCCGGCGGAGACCCGCCTCGCTGGCCGTCCCGGCTGA
- a CDS encoding S26 family signal peptidase: MVVALAVSWAALRWVSEAARRVSGASMEPTLRAGQLVLTVPASDRLAVGDVVVVRDPRARERLTVKRIVALAGDVADLPGGPAPVPPGHVAVAGDHRGRSTDSRHYGAVPAALVVRRVLLRLLPPGRMTRRRPTGGGPRSPG, from the coding sequence GTGGTCGTCGCACTGGCCGTCTCGTGGGCGGCGCTGCGGTGGGTGAGCGAGGCGGCCCGGCGCGTGAGCGGGGCGAGCATGGAACCCACGCTGAGGGCGGGTCAGCTGGTGTTGACCGTCCCGGCCTCCGACCGGCTCGCGGTCGGCGACGTCGTCGTCGTGCGCGACCCCCGGGCACGTGAGCGCCTGACCGTCAAGCGGATCGTGGCGCTGGCGGGTGACGTGGCGGACCTGCCGGGAGGCCCGGCGCCCGTGCCACCCGGTCACGTCGCCGTGGCGGGCGACCACCGTGGCCGCTCGACCGACTCGCGACACTACGGGGCCGTACCCGCCGCGCTGGTCGTACGGCGCGTTCTGCTGCGGCTGCTGCCTCCGGGGCGCATGACCCGGAGGCGGCCGACCGGCGGTGGGCCGCGGTCACCCGGGTGA